CAATAAAACTAACATTAAATAATAGTAAAATCAACTCATTATAAAAAATATCTAATCAAACTTACAATATCTTTGATATAATACAATTTATTTTTAAAATACTTTTAAAAATAAATTCACATAACAACCAAAACTTTATCCATCATCATATTAAGAATATAATAAAAGAATTATTAAACGAAGTTTTTATCATTTCTTTTCTCATATTGCAACACAATCTATAAATAACATGTCATTAAATTTCAAGAGTGATAAAGGAGGGGCTCGTAATAATGTATAAAGACGAACTTATACAACTACATCAGTTTTTGGTATATGTTTTAAAAAGTTTAGAAGATGAAAACGAAGTTAAAGAGGAATGCGAGGAATATTTCCGCCTTAACATAAGTCCACACCACATCCACCGAACAAAAGCAGAACACAAATATGCAATTTTTGTATTATCTGAATCTATTTCTGAATTAATAGCTAAGAAAAATAATAGTGCAGCACCATCAAATATTGCAAATGGTTTATCCGAACTAGCAAAAAGGTCCAAAAAAGAGTTAATTCGGATGCATGAAGACAATGCACTTAAATATCAAAAAGACAAGAAAATGGAAATGATTTAGTTTATACTGCTATATTCTATAAAATTATTTTGGTTCACTGCCTTAAACTAAAATTATTTAACCTCGTAAACTCAAAAATACCTAATATAAATTAAAAGTAAGTATATCCATGAAAGGTTTAAGGAAGATGATATGTTTAGTGGATGGTGAACATTATTTACCTGTTACAAAGTCTGCTCTAGATTTACTAGATAGTTTAGAGCACAATGAAATTGTTGCTGTTATTTTTATTGGGGGAACTGAAAAATTAAGGGAAACCTCTGAAGAAGGAATCTCTGAAAAGTTAGAAAGACCTGTTCATTTTGGTGAGGATCATCACAAAATTCCCTATGAATTAATAGGGGAAATGATCGAAAAATATGATGCTGACGTTGTTATGGATTTAAGTGATGAACCAATAGTTGATTATTCAAAACGTTTTAAACTTGCAACTGTTGCACTTGAGAGAGGGATTCCATACGAAGGCCCTGATTTTAAATTTGACCCCCTTACCGAGCATGATGTTTTAAAAAAACCATCACTTAAAATACTGGGTACTGGTAAAAGGATCGGTAAAACAGCAGTTTCGGCATATGCCGCCCGATTAATCCATAATAAAAAATATAACCCATGTATCGTTGCTATGGGTAGAGGCGGACCAGAAAAACCTGAAATTGTTCGCGGTGATTTAATAAAGATAACTCCCGAGTATTTAATGGAACAATCAAATAAAGGGGTGCATGCTGCTTCTGATCACTGGGAAGATGCCCTTATGAGCCGAATTTTAACCATTGGATGTAGAAGATGCGGCGGCGGAATGGTTGGAGATGTTTTTATAACCAACATGAAAAGGGGTGCAGAACTTGCAAATGGCGTTGATGCTGATTTTGTAATAATGGAAGGAAGTGGAGCTGCCATACCCCCTATTAAAACCAACCGCCATATTGTATTAGTGGGTGCCAATCAGCCAATTCAAAACCTGGAAGAATATTTCGGACCATTTAGAATAAAATTAGCAGATTTAATAATCATAACCATGTGTGAAGAACCAATGTCCAGTCCTGAGAAGGTTAAAAGGATTGAAAAATTCATAAAAGATATAAATCCAGAGGCTGAAATTATCTCAACTGTTTTTAGACCAAAACCACTGGAAGATATAAAGGATAAAAACATTCTTTTTGCTACAACAGCTCCAGATTCTATAAAGGATGTGCTGGTAACTTATCTTGAAGATAACTACGGCTGTAAAGTGGTAGGGACTACTTCCCACCTTTCAAACAGGCCGTTGCTGCAGAAAGATATTGAAAAATACATAGATGAAGCAGATATAATGCTCACCGAACTTAAAGCTGCGGCGGTAGATGTTGCAACAAAGGACGCCCTCAATGCAGGATTAGGTGTTGTATACTGTGATAATATACCTATGGTTTGTGGAGGAGAAGCAGAGCAGAAAGAGCTTCAAGATGCAATAATAAATGTTGTAGAAAAATCAATTGCTGATTTTAAAGCAAACAGGGAATAAATCTATCCCCTATTTATTTTAAAGGTCTAAAAATTAAGTATTAATAAAGTTAAATATAGAAAAAAGGATTTTTATTTTTTCAGTGACTTAATCCCTTCAGATGACCCTACAAGAACTTCATCTGTTACTCCAAAAAATATTCCATTTTCTACAACTCCAGGGATATAATTAAGCTCTTTTTCAAGATATGCAGGATCTTCAATACTTTCAAACTTAACATCAATGACAAAATTACCGTTATCTGTTATAACCGGCCCACCTTTTCTTTGACCCATTCTCAGAGCAGGGACTCCTCCAAACTGCTTTACATGATCACTGACTGTTCTGCAGGCTTGTGGAATGACTTCAACAGGTACAGGGAATGCTCCAAGTTTATCGACCACTTTAGAATCATCTACAATAACTATGAATTTATCTGCAGCGCTGTCAACGATTTTTTCCATTGTATGAGCTGCTCCGCCGCCTTTTATCAGATTTAATCTGCTGTCAACTTCATCTGCACCGTCAACTGCAATGTCAATTGAATGTTCTTCAAGGGTGGTTACAGGAATTCCATTTTCCTTTGCAAGTAAAAAAGATTGGTACGATGTTGGAATACCTAATATTTCAAGTTCTTCATCTATAATCCTTTTTCCAAGCTTCTCTAAAAAATAAAGAGTAGTGGATCCAGTTCCAAGTCCCACTATATTTCCATCTTCAACTAATTTTGCAGCAGCATATCCTACATTTCGTTTAAGTTCCATAATTAGACCTCAATTAATAAATTTATAGTAATTTTTTAAATTATATTCAATTTTAAAAACGTATTTATAAGTTATCTAAATTAGATATATAAAATTATTAGATTATTTGAAAAATATAAATAGCAAATTTATTTTAAAAGCACTAAACTAAGTTTTAATCCATTTATACATTCATTAGCAGGTTTTCCAAGGGATTTAATTATTTTACACTTATCGCCCTCATATAAACCTTCTGGAAAACATAATTCCCTCATTGTACATTCTTTATCGCATTCAGGAAATTCAAAGGTAAGCATAGACCCCTCAAATGCTTTTTTAGTATCGACAAGTGCTTCAATATCTGCTCTTTCCACCTCAACAACTTTAACTTTTCCACTATCATGTATAAGACAGGGGTGTTCTGTGTCTTTTACCTCCGTTACTACATACATTCTTCCTTCTTCTAAAGAATCAATGCATGTACTTTTAAATCTACACGCTTCACATTCTGCAGAAGCTCCATAATGCATGAATTTAAGTCCCTCTTCTGCAAGAGTTTTTCCAATGAGCGTTATCATAATTTGTCTCCTTTAAATGGTGTTTTATATAATTAGTTCAATTATATCAAATATTATCTGATATTTCATTTGTATGCTGCATACTATAGAAAACAGCAGTTATTTAATTTTTAAAATGGCATTTTACATGAAATTAAATTAAATAGTATTACCATTTTTAATATCTACGGTTATATAAAAACATTAGGTATATGAATATAAATAGTTATCATCTGAAATTTCTTATTACATAACTGTCTAATCCTTAAAAAAATAAATTAAAATCAGCCTAACTAAATTTAACAAATATTAAGGGCTATCTTAAAGATTCAAAAGAATTTTTATAATTTTTGAATAAAATAATTCATTGTGCTCTTTAATTATATTATGGAACTACAACAACTGGAACTTTTGCTGATCTCAGTACCCTATCTGTGGTACTTCCAAATAAAGTTCGATTTAGACCTTCAAAAGTCGATGATTTTTGACAGCCGTGCTTACCAGTAGAACCCATAAATACTATATCAATACTTTCCCTCCGGATAGCATCGAGAATTTCTTCATATGGTTTTCCACCAGTGACTTCAGTTTTTAATTTGACCCCTTTACATAAACCTTCACATTGACTTTCTTCCAGTTTTTTCCTAAAACGTTCTACTACCTTTTCTCCTTCCTTCTGTAAACTATCATATAATTCCCCTCTAAAATTTGGCAGATATGCTGACCGCAGGAAATAAGTGTCGACAACATATAAAACAACAATATCAGCGCCGCTTACATTGGAAGTCCATATTGCGTGTCCTCCTGCCCTTTCTGCACATTCAGATCCATCTATTGGCAGTAATATTTTCTTGTACATACAGTGACCTCTAATTTTATATTAATATTATATTACTTTCAGTATAAAAATTAATATTACACAAATTTCAAAATGAGACTTTGTTGGGAACATTGAAAAAGTAAATAAACTTAAAAAATAGTTAATAAAAATTTAAACAATTTGAAATATTAAATTATTATAAATTAAAATAAATTAATATGGCCTTTTAGCTATAAACATGCCTGATTTTTTCTCAACTTGGATTTTACCATTTTCATTCAAAATATTTGCAATATAGTCCTCAAAATCAATTATTTTATCACCACTTATAACATTCTTAACCCTTGTAAATGAAAGAACGTAGTTTACTAAAGGTTCAGCTTCGGTTACTTCCAGACCATCTTCATATTTTACGAGCTTTATATCTCCAAAAGATTCACTTAACTGTTTTTCCCCATTTTCAAGACCAAATGCACGCGCAACTGGTTCCAATGAACAGTTAGCGTTTTTATCATAATTAGATACCAGATCACTCAATTCTTTCATATAATTTAGGCCAAAAGTAGTTGCATAAAGCACACCGCCACTCTTTAAAACTCTACTAATTTCAGATATTGCTTTTTTCCTGTCAGGAACATGGTAAAGCATAAGGTTTGCAATAACCACATCAAATGAATTATCAGGATGTGGAATCTGCTCTGCATCTATTACCTCATATTCAAACCTTTCTGCAGCACCGCCCAGAGTGAGTTTAGCATCACCAAGCATACCTTCTGAAAAATCAGAAAGTAGAATGTGCGCATCTTCAGGTATCTTCTGAAGGTTTGATTTCCATAATATTCCATTTCCACATCCAAGCTCAAGTATTTTAGCGTCTTTTTTAAATTGAATCTGATCAAATAACCATAAGGTCCATTTATAGGGATTTATCCCAAATCGCCTGTTTAATTCAACCCTTGCCATAAAATTACTTGAATCTGAATACTGTTTTAAAAGTGATGTCATTTTATTTACTCCTATTGTAAAACATTAAATATTAAGAATTAATTTGATTAAATCATTTTACTTGGAAATTATATGACTTATCAGATAATTTATTTCCGCAGCGAAAAAAGGTTGTTAGATAACGCCAGTTGCAGTTGCAAGTTCTTCAGCAGCTTCTTTTGTAAGTCCTCTATCTCCCAAAATAGTATACCTTTCCTTTCTAATTGTATGGGCCATAGTCAGTGCTTCAATAATACATTCTGGATCTAATTTTAGCTCACGTGCAGTTGTTGGAGCTTTTATAGTCCTTAAGGTATCTCTTATATATTTCCAATCTCCCCCATGTAGATACATCATCATTATAGTACCTATACCGCACTGTTCACCGTGTAATGCAGGTTTAGGTGCAACAATATCTAAAGCATGGCTGAACTTGTGTTCAGATCCGCTTGCAGGCCTGCTTGTCCCTGCAATACTTATGGCCATTCCGCTGCTTATGAGCGCCTTGACAACAAGAGCAGCACTTTCTACATGGCCCTCTTTTATTGCATCGGCAGATTCTAAAGTCATTTTAGCTGTCATAAGTGATAATGCAGATGCAGAATCACTGTAATATTCATTTAAAAGCCTATAAGATAATTTCCAATCTAATACAGCAGTGTAATTTGATACTATATCCCCACATCCAGCTGCAAGAAGCCTAAATGGAGCCTGACTTATGATTTCTGTATCTGCAATAACACCAATTGGCGATTGGGCTTCAAGAGATACTGATCCTTTTTCATTCTTTATAGAAGCTCTTGGTGAAGCAATTCCATCATGAGAAGCTGCAGTTGGGGCACTTATAAATTGAATGTTATTTCGGGTTGCCGCCAGTTTTGCAACATCTATTACCCTACCTCCACCAATCCCTAGGACCACAGACACATCCTTTGATGCCTCCTGAACTTCTAAAACAGCTGATTTGGATGCATTATCAATTATAAAAGTTTCAACATCGAAATTTTCATTTTGAAGGCTTTCTATAGCCTTTTCTCCCGCTATCTTGAGGGTATTTGGCCCGCTTACCACCAGAACTTTATCTTTAAACATGAGATCCTTACAGATAGAACCTGTTTCTTCAATTACTCCTTCGCCCGTATGAATTTCTCGTGGTAGTTGGATTTTCCTAAAGTCCATATTATCGTCCTTATAATATTCATTCATTGTATCGCAAATTTATTGTTTTAAAACTATATCTTTTTCTATTTTGAAAACTTTTTTAAGTGGCTAAATCATTAAATTAACTCAATTTACAGAAAATTATATAACTAATTCAAAAAGTTATATATATCTTAAATTATAAGTTTGGAACTTTAAAAAATACTTTTAAAATAGGCAAATATATAAAGGAATATCAAAAAATAAATTAAATGATTGACGATCTTTATAAGCAAAGAACTATTTTTTTGCTTGCAGAACGTGCACTGAAAAAAGCAGAAATATGCATTAATTCAGGCTCAGAGGTACTGACTCAAATAAAAACTATTTTTGAGACTTGCAAAACCTGTGGTTTTTGTACACCAAACCTTTCTTGTTTGAGTGTTTAAATCAGTACCATTACAATATTTAAACTAATAAATTAGGAGTGAATAACATGGCAAAAGTAAAAGGAACTAACGTTAGAACAAGACAAAAAAGTCATTATAAAAAAGCTGGAAGTAAAAGAGGAAGAGGCGTAAAACATTAAGGATACCTTGTAACTCAAGGTTTCTTTAATTATTTCACATTTAAATAAGGATCATATCTCTTTCAACTAACTATTTTTTTTAATTAAATAAAAATTAAATTTTTATGTAACACATTGTAAAAAAAATCTTATTTTAAAATTAAAAAAAAAGTAAATATTTTATTAATTTACTTAAAACAGCGTTTTATGTTGTCGCTTGTTTGTAGATAGCAGCTATTATTGCATTCAAATCTCCAGAATAAATGTAATTATATCCATTGTTTAACAGGTATTGATCTGGGTGTGCCAGTCCTGTAAAACTAGCAGGGCTATAATTATCATCATGTGCCCGTGGTAGCCATGCTAAACCAGTTATATTAACCGATGATGGGGCCATCCAGACGCTGAATACTTTTCTAGTTCCAACTAATTTCTTGTAATAGCTTTGTCCCATTTCATATATTACACCAGCATCTGCTCCACCATAAACATCAACTATTAAAGCATTTGCAGGTACGCTTGTATTTTGAAGTACGGAATAATGTGTATTAGCACCTAAACCTGCGTTATATGCATTTATTCCCAGTGCTTTTAAACCATTTACAATAGCGTTGATTCTATTTGTATCAGTTGTTGCTCCATTTATGTAATCACTTGTTATATATACAGGTCTTGCCTGTGATACAGCTGAAGTAACTGTTGACCATGCTTTTACTGAAACGTAATTTGGTAATGCCTTGTTTGTTTGATAGTAATTGAGTATCTTTGAATATGTATAAATCAAGGATTCATATCTTAATTTACCAAGATTAGTGTTTGCATAATTTGGTGTTATACCATTTGCATCTATAAACGTTTTAACTCTTTTAGCAAGGTCTACATAATCTGACTTGTATATATTTCCACTTGTAATCTTTTCACTGGATTGTGCAGGAGCAGCGACAGTTTTTAAAGTTATCGGTGTTGTTGTTCCGTTGTTTAACTGCAGTAAACCTGCAGTAAGCAGTCTTAAGAAGTCAGGCATTTTAACATGTGTTGTACCAATTGTCACATAATTTGGAAGGACATGGTTGGTTTCAATGTATGCTTTGACCCTGGCTGCTGCATCGGTGATTTGACTCACAGTAAAACTTGTTGAATTAATTGTTGTTTTTGTTTCTCCTGCTGCAGCATATTGTTTCTGACTGCTAACACTGGTAATTACTGTAGTTTGCTGTGTTTGACTTTTATTTGTAGATTTTATAGTTGAATTTGCCACAGCTTGAGTTGTAGATTTAGTATTTGTCTGTAAAGTATTGTTTGCTGTTTGGTTTATGCTTAAATTATACACAGTACTGTTATTAACAGCCTGTGTTTGTGCAGCCCCCACATCTGATGCACTTGCACCAGCGATACCCATCAATGACAGACTGAATATTAATAAAGCCATAAATAACAATTTTTTCCTTATTGTACCGCCTCCGATTTCCCATGTGCAAAAAAGCTCTGATTTTGACAGTTTTTGTACTTTGAATTTTGCAAGCATTGAAAACTTGAATTCAAGTTTTTCAGGGAGTAAGAAAAAATTAATTTCTATAATATATAAATATTATGGTTTAAATTTAGAAAAAAAGCATCTTTAGAGCTATTTTTTTGATTTGAAGCTCATTTTGAAGTTATATAAAATTAAGTATTAAGACAAGGCAGCTTAGTTAGCACTTTTAACTAATAACGTCATTTAAAACGTTATTTTGACAAAATAAGCCTATTTATTGCTTTTACAACATACAGATAAATCGTATAATTATTTAAAAAAGCTTATTAGCTTTTTATTTGAATAAAAACCATTTTTTTCAAAATTAAGAAAATTTAAATTAGTTTTATTAAATAAGTAGTAATTAGTATGTTTAGAATTGTTACAATAATACATATATCTCTTTAATTATTTTTTATCTTTTTAAATTTTTATTTTAATTTCAATCAAAAAATCACTGCGAAGATATAATTTTTTGCCAGAAAATCATGATTTTTGAGTGTTTAATGTCTCTATTTTTGACCATATTATTAAAATAAATAAAAAAATGTAATTTAAATTAAAAAGTTAAGCTCAAATCTATTTTCTAAAATCGATTTAGTTTTCGCCCATATCTATACCCAAATTACACTTCCTGTTAAATTTTAATTTTAGTTAATTATATTAAAAACTTCAACTATATTCACATGAAGATATAACTCCATTAATTATATAACCTCAGGGACAGGAGCGTAGTTTTATATTAGTTATTTAATGGGACTAAAAATTACTTTTTTAAAGAATTCCCTACCTTTAATCTTAAATAATTAAAGGAACAACTATCTACTATAATATCCATAAAAAATATAATCATTTTATATACTTATTAGATTTTAATTAGGTGAATATATGACAGATTTCAGTGAATGGTTCCATAATATCTTAGAAGAAGCAGAAATAATCGACGATAGATATCCTGTAAAAGGGATGAACGTTTGGCAACCACAAGGATTCAAAATAAGAAAATATACTTTAGAAATTCTTCGAAATATCTTAGACAAGACCCATGAAGAGGTACTTTTCCCAATGTTAATTCCTGAAGATGAACTTGCAAAGGAAGCAATACATGTCAAAGGTTTTGAAGAAGAAGTTTACTGGATTACACATGGAGGACTTACAGAACTGAATAAAAAACTTGCACTTAGACCTACAAGTGAAACTGCCATGTATCCAATGTTCTCATTATGGGTAAGATCCCATACCGATCTCCCTATGAGGTTTTACCAGATTGTTAACACATTTAGATACGAAACAAAACACACACGACCTTTAATACGGGTCAGGGAAATTACCACATTTAAAGAAGCGCATACTGTACACGCAACAGAAGAAGAATGTGAAGAAGAGGTACAGAATGCAGTTAAAATTTACAAACAATTCTTTGATATGCTCGGAATTCCTTATATGATTTCAAAGCGCCCGCAGTGGGACAAATTCCCT
The Methanobacterium bryantii genome window above contains:
- a CDS encoding UPF0058 family protein translates to MYKDELIQLHQFLVYVLKSLEDENEVKEECEEYFRLNISPHHIHRTKAEHKYAIFVLSESISELIAKKNNSAAPSNIANGLSELAKRSKKELIRMHEDNALKYQKDKKMEMI
- a CDS encoding cyclic 2,3-diphosphoglycerate synthase, with protein sequence MKGLRKMICLVDGEHYLPVTKSALDLLDSLEHNEIVAVIFIGGTEKLRETSEEGISEKLERPVHFGEDHHKIPYELIGEMIEKYDADVVMDLSDEPIVDYSKRFKLATVALERGIPYEGPDFKFDPLTEHDVLKKPSLKILGTGKRIGKTAVSAYAARLIHNKKYNPCIVAMGRGGPEKPEIVRGDLIKITPEYLMEQSNKGVHAASDHWEDALMSRILTIGCRRCGGGMVGDVFITNMKRGAELANGVDADFVIMEGSGAAIPPIKTNRHIVLVGANQPIQNLEEYFGPFRIKLADLIIITMCEEPMSSPEKVKRIEKFIKDINPEAEIISTVFRPKPLEDIKDKNILFATTAPDSIKDVLVTYLEDNYGCKVVGTTSHLSNRPLLQKDIEKYIDEADIMLTELKAAAVDVATKDALNAGLGVVYCDNIPMVCGGEAEQKELQDAIINVVEKSIADFKANRE
- the rpiA gene encoding ribose-5-phosphate isomerase RpiA, translating into MELKRNVGYAAAKLVEDGNIVGLGTGSTTLYFLEKLGKRIIDEELEILGIPTSYQSFLLAKENGIPVTTLEEHSIDIAVDGADEVDSRLNLIKGGGAAHTMEKIVDSAADKFIVIVDDSKVVDKLGAFPVPVEVIPQACRTVSDHVKQFGGVPALRMGQRKGGPVITDNGNFVIDVKFESIEDPAYLEKELNYIPGVVENGIFFGVTDEVLVGSSEGIKSLKK
- a CDS encoding UPF0179 family protein, with translation MITLIGKTLAEEGLKFMHYGASAECEACRFKSTCIDSLEEGRMYVVTEVKDTEHPCLIHDSGKVKVVEVERADIEALVDTKKAFEGSMLTFEFPECDKECTMRELCFPEGLYEGDKCKIIKSLGKPANECINGLKLSLVLLK
- a CDS encoding universal stress protein, producing MYKKILLPIDGSECAERAGGHAIWTSNVSGADIVVLYVVDTYFLRSAYLPNFRGELYDSLQKEGEKVVERFRKKLEESQCEGLCKGVKLKTEVTGGKPYEEILDAIRRESIDIVFMGSTGKHGCQKSSTFEGLNRTLFGSTTDRVLRSAKVPVVVVP
- a CDS encoding class I SAM-dependent methyltransferase, with the translated sequence MTSLLKQYSDSSNFMARVELNRRFGINPYKWTLWLFDQIQFKKDAKILELGCGNGILWKSNLQKIPEDAHILLSDFSEGMLGDAKLTLGGAAERFEYEVIDAEQIPHPDNSFDVVIANLMLYHVPDRKKAISEISRVLKSGGVLYATTFGLNYMKELSDLVSNYDKNANCSLEPVARAFGLENGEKQLSESFGDIKLVKYEDGLEVTEAEPLVNYVLSFTRVKNVISGDKIIDFEDYIANILNENGKIQVEKKSGMFIAKRPY
- a CDS encoding NAD(P)-dependent glycerol-1-phosphate dehydrogenase — encoded protein: MDFRKIQLPREIHTGEGVIEETGSICKDLMFKDKVLVVSGPNTLKIAGEKAIESLQNENFDVETFIIDNASKSAVLEVQEASKDVSVVLGIGGGRVIDVAKLAATRNNIQFISAPTAASHDGIASPRASIKNEKGSVSLEAQSPIGVIADTEIISQAPFRLLAAGCGDIVSNYTAVLDWKLSYRLLNEYYSDSASALSLMTAKMTLESADAIKEGHVESAALVVKALISSGMAISIAGTSRPASGSEHKFSHALDIVAPKPALHGEQCGIGTIMMMYLHGGDWKYIRDTLRTIKAPTTARELKLDPECIIEALTMAHTIRKERYTILGDRGLTKEAAEELATATGVI
- a CDS encoding pseudomurein-binding repeat-containing protein; this encodes MALLIFSLSLMGIAGASASDVGAAQTQAVNNSTVYNLSINQTANNTLQTNTKSTTQAVANSTIKSTNKSQTQQTTVITSVSSQKQYAAAGETKTTINSTSFTVSQITDAAARVKAYIETNHVLPNYVTIGTTHVKMPDFLRLLTAGLLQLNNGTTTPITLKTVAAPAQSSEKITSGNIYKSDYVDLAKRVKTFIDANGITPNYANTNLGKLRYESLIYTYSKILNYYQTNKALPNYVSVKAWSTVTSAVSQARPVYITSDYINGATTDTNRINAIVNGLKALGINAYNAGLGANTHYSVLQNTSVPANALIVDVYGGADAGVIYEMGQSYYKKLVGTRKVFSVWMAPSSVNITGLAWLPRAHDDNYSPASFTGLAHPDQYLLNNGYNYIYSGDLNAIIAAIYKQATT